CTGGGCGAATACCTTCGGACCGTGCCAGAGGTGACGGATTTCCAGACCTATGTAGGCACGGCGTCGCCTTACAACTTCAACGGCCTCGTCCGCCACTATTTCCTCCGCTCGGGCGCGAACGTCGCGGACATACAGGCTAACTTCCTCCCGAGGCATCAGAGGAGCGAGCAGAGCCACGACATAGCCAAGCGGATAAGGCCGGGCCTGCAGGAGATAGCGGCGCGCCACCGGGCTAACATCAAGATAGCCGAGATACCGCCCGGCCCGCCGGTCCTGAGCACGCTCGTGGCCGAGGTCTACGGCCCGACCGAGCGCGGCAGGGTCGAGGCCGCCCGTCAGATAAAGGAAGTCTTCGAGACGACGCCGGGCGTCGTTGACGTCGACTGGTATGTCGAGGACGACCGGAAGAAGCTCGTATTCGAGGTAGACAGGACCAAGGCCGCCCTGAGCGGTATCGACGCAAGCGCCGTAGCGGAAAGCCTCCGCATAGCTGTATCCGGCGCTTCTGCCGGGCTCATGCACCTTAACGAGGCAAAGGAACCGGTCGAGATATTCCTCCGCATGCCGTATGACGAGAGGAACGACATATCAGCCCTGAAATCCATCGGGGTGCCCTCAGCCTCGGGCGCGCTCGTGCCGCTCTCGGAGCTGGTCCGCGTAAGAGACGAGACAGCCGACAGGACCATCTACCACAAGAACCTCAAGCGTGTCACCTATGTTACGGCCGATGTAGCGGGCGAGGCCGAAAGCCCGGTCTACGCCATACTCGACATGCGCTCGCGGATAAGCGGCATAAAGTCGCCGGAAGGATATTCCATAGAGCAGTTCTCCGCGCGACAGCCCTGGCTCGAGGAAGGCTACTCCATGAAATGGGACGGGGAATGGCACATAACCTACGAGGTCTTCCGCGACCTGGGAATAGCGTTCGCCGCGGTGCTCGTCCTAATTTACGTGCTCGTGGTCGCGTGGTTCAGAAGTTTCATAACGCCCCTTGTAATAATGGCCCCAATACCTCTCACGCTCGTGGGCATACTGCCGGGCCACTGGGCCTTCAACGCGTTCTTTACCGCGACATCCATGATAGGCTTCATCGCCCTTGCCGGCATAATAGTGCGGAACTCCATCCTCCTTGTGGATTTCATCCAGGCCGAGGAGGCAAACGGGGCCGACATCAAGGAGGCTGTAGTCCGCGCCGGGGCGGTAAGGACCAGGCCCATCCTCCTTACCGCGGCAGCGGTCGTGGCGGGCTCGTTCGTCATGCTCTTCGACCCGATATTCCAGGGTCTCGCCATCTCGATGATGTTCGGCGCAATCGCGGCTACCTTCCTTACGCTCGCGGCCGTGCCGCTCCTCTACTACGAGATTTTCAGGAAACGCTGACCGAAATCATTTTAAGCCCGCAGGATGATTGCTATGATGAAAGCCGTATCGAGAAAGGAAGGCCTAAATCCATGAAATGCATGATAAATAAGGAGACCTGGATAGTAGCGCTCGTCTCGGCCCTGCTCCTTACGGCTGTGACTCTGGCAACTTGGCCGTAAAAGCCTCTGTATTAGCCGGAATGACGCGGGGCTGGAGCGCCTTTTTGAAAAAAAAGGCGTTTCGGTATGGTTATTTACCGTCTGCGCATTATCAGTCTAGCTCCCCGCTATGACCAGCATAGGCATGACCAGCGGCCCTTTGCAACCGGCCATAGTCGCTTACCTCTGGACAGGCAGCCTTATCATTGCCTCCTCGCCTGTCTCACTGTCTTTCAGGGTTATAAAGCCTCCCGAGACTTCTTCCACGTTGAACCTGGACCTTATTGAATCTCCTTTTTTAATGATATAGACGTCTGCACCTCTCATGATGAAGGCTGACTTGCTGGAGCTACTGTCGAGAAAGCCGATGAATCTCGCCTCTGAAGCAAAGACCTGTATCTCCGACGGAGGCGGCGGGGCCGGCACCTCGGGCATGGGAGGCGGCAACTCCTGCGGCTTTGGCGCCGGTGCGGCCTTCCTGGCAGGGCTCTCTGGAGGGCTGAACAGGTCCCTTTTCACTCCCTTGTAAGGCGCTTTCCCGGTTGACAGCAGACCGAGCCTCAAAGGAGGCAGCTGCCGGTCCTCCCTGCCGGATTTGGCCTGCGGCGGATCTCCCTTCTTGCCGAGAATAGCAAAATTATAGAGGACCACCCCGCCAAGGCAGAGAAACAGCAATATCAGAACGGCTTTTTTTCCATCCACGGCATCTACCTGTAATAAACGGACATCCTTATCCTCAATGCGGTCTTCCCCTCACCCGCTTTGCCGCTTGCCAGGCTCAACTCCTCTATCACCAGGGGACGCCTGCTGGACTCGACATCATACAGGAACCTTTTTACGTCCCTGTAGCTGCCTTCGACCGGGAAGGTGAATGCGTACCTGGAAATCGAGCTGTCCTTGAAAGTCTCGGAATTATACTCGGCGGTTGCGACCGAAAGCCCGCTCCTTTTCGCGGACTTGAACACCTCTTCCAATACCGAAGCCAGTTCACCTGATTCCGGAAGCCCTTTTATGAAGCTGACGGCCAGGGCAGTATCATTCGTCCCTGAGCCTTTGCCCGAAAGGGCACCCCTCAATGCCAAAGCCCTGTCCTTTAGCTCCCTTGCCCTCTCATCCTGGTCCTTGATGAACGTAAAGCTTAAGACAAGGTTCAGGAATACGGCAAAAACGGCCGCGGCCAGGACGATATAGGCCGGCCTGGTCCTCCCATGGGCTGCCGAGAATACCGATGCCATCATCTTCCAGCCCCGTATTGCGCCGACATGTTGAAGATAACAAGCCTCTCCTTGTCCTCTGAATGCCTGGTGAGGACCACCTTCTCGAACCCGCGGGCTTCCATCCTGCTTACAGTCGAGAACACATCTTCCATGCTCCGCGCAGTCCCGGCAATGCTCACTGCGGATTTGCCGAAATCGGGGCTGACCTGAAGGAGATAGACGCCTGAAGGCAGGGCTTCCTCGAGCTCGGAAAGAAAGCCGGTCCAGGAAAAGATCCTTTTTTCAACGTAGCTGTTGATTATCTCGATATCGCGCGTTAGCGCCCTGGGCTCCTTTTCTCCTTTCGGACCATCTAATTCACGCGGGAGCTTCTCCTCAAGGGCTCGTACGCGCTCGGCCATTTCCTGGATATCGGAGCTGTTCATCGAATATTCGTGTATATTGTAGAAAGAGAAT
This sequence is a window from Deltaproteobacteria bacterium. Protein-coding genes within it:
- a CDS encoding type II secretion system protein M; translated protein: MMASVFSAAHGRTRPAYIVLAAAVFAVFLNLVLSFTFIKDQDERARELKDRALALRGALSGKGSGTNDTALAVSFIKGLPESGELASVLEEVFKSAKRSGLSVATAEYNSETFKDSSISRYAFTFPVEGSYRDVKRFLYDVESSRRPLVIEELSLASGKAGEGKTALRIRMSVYYR
- a CDS encoding PilN domain-containing protein; this translates as MRKIDINLATAKGRHFIISALATFASAIALIFSFYNIHEYSMNSSDIQEMAERVRALEEKLPRELDGPKGEKEPRALTRDIEIINSYVEKRIFSWTGFLSELEEALPSGVYLLQVSPDFGKSAVSIAGTARSMEDVFSTVSRMEARGFEKVVLTRHSEDKERLVIFNMSAQYGAGR